In Kiloniellales bacterium, a single window of DNA contains:
- a CDS encoding Lrp/AsnC family transcriptional regulator, whose product MDLATERDREPSPLEKRLLNDYQRGFPLVSRPYAAIAEDLGCDEATVIAALESLQESGTISRIGAVVTPHRAGWSTLAAMAVPPDRLEAVAETVSAFPEVNHNYEREHRLNLWFVVAARDREAVRCVLDDIERQTGLAVFDLPLVEAYRLDLGFPLQWD is encoded by the coding sequence ATGGATCTTGCAACGGAACGCGACCGCGAGCCCTCGCCGCTGGAGAAGCGGTTGCTGAACGACTATCAGCGCGGCTTTCCGCTGGTCTCCCGGCCTTACGCGGCGATCGCCGAAGATCTCGGCTGCGACGAGGCAACGGTGATCGCCGCGCTCGAAAGCCTGCAGGAGTCCGGCACCATTTCCCGCATCGGCGCCGTCGTGACGCCGCACCGCGCGGGTTGGAGCACGCTGGCCGCCATGGCGGTCCCGCCTGACCGGCTCGAAGCGGTGGCAGAGACGGTGAGTGCCTTCCCCGAGGTGAACCACAACTACGAGCGCGAGCACCGCCTCAATCTTTGGTTCGTCGTTGCGGCCCGCGACCGCGAGGCCGTGCGATGCGTGCTGGATGACATCGAACGGCAGACCGGCCTCGCCGTGTTCGACCTGCCTCTGGTCGAGGCCTACCGGCTGGATCTGGGGTTCCCGCTGCAATGGGACTGA
- a CDS encoding AsnC family transcriptional regulator encodes MDALDRKIINALQGGFPVAERPYAEAAARLGVSETTLIGRLQGMLEQKVLSRFGPLYDAERLGGGLTLAAMAVPEARFEAVAETVNAFPEVAHNYQRDHRLNMWFVVATERPEQVAAVLAEIEAATGLPVLNMPKREEYFLELRLTV; translated from the coding sequence ATGGACGCCCTCGACCGGAAGATCATCAATGCTCTGCAGGGCGGCTTTCCCGTCGCCGAACGCCCCTATGCCGAGGCGGCCGCCCGGCTGGGTGTCTCCGAAACGACCTTGATCGGGCGTCTGCAAGGCATGCTGGAGCAGAAGGTGCTGTCCCGCTTCGGCCCGCTCTACGACGCCGAGAGGCTCGGCGGCGGCTTGACGCTCGCGGCCATGGCCGTGCCGGAGGCGCGCTTCGAGGCGGTCGCCGAGACCGTCAACGCTTTCCCCGAGGTGGCGCACAACTACCAGCGCGATCACCGGCTGAACATGTGGTTCGTCGTCGCGACCGAACGGCCCGAGCAGGTCGCCGCGGTGCTGGCGGAGATCGAGGCGGCGACCGGGCTTCCGGTCCTGAACATGCCCAAGCGCGAGGAGTACTTCCTCGAGCTGAGGTTGACGGTATGA
- a CDS encoding AsnC family protein, with amino-acid sequence MGLSDLERRLIAAVQDGLPLAPRPYAEVGARLGLSEDEVVAGLRRLIDRGAIRRWGVVVRHHELGYRANAMVVWDVPDSQVRAAGERLARLPFVTLCYQRPRRPPHWPYNLFCMIHGRDRAKVEALVLEAAAQAGLTEVARATLFSRRRFKQRGARYGTPREGVETAKAVAV; translated from the coding sequence ATGGGACTGAGCGACCTCGAACGGCGCCTGATCGCCGCCGTCCAGGACGGCCTGCCGCTGGCGCCGCGGCCCTACGCCGAGGTCGGCGCGCGGCTCGGCCTCTCCGAGGACGAGGTCGTCGCGGGCCTGCGCCGCCTGATCGATCGCGGCGCGATCCGCCGATGGGGCGTGGTCGTCCGCCATCACGAACTGGGCTACCGGGCCAATGCCATGGTCGTCTGGGACGTGCCCGATTCCCAGGTACGCGCGGCCGGAGAGCGCCTCGCGCGGCTGCCCTTCGTCACGCTCTGCTACCAGCGTCCGCGCCGGCCGCCGCACTGGCCCTACAACCTCTTCTGCATGATTCATGGGCGCGACCGGGCCAAGGTGGAGGCGCTCGTCCTCGAGGCCGCGGCGCAAGCCGGCCTGACCGAGGTCGCCCGCGCCACCTTGTTCAGCCGTCGCCGCTTCAAGCAGCGGGGCGCGCGCTACGGTACTCCGCGAGAGGGCGTGGAAACGGCCAAGGCGGTTGCGGTCTGA
- a CDS encoding AsnC family transcriptional regulator, with the protein MSAAPPETKSRTVDDLDRRIVAATQSGLPLCARPYHRVAETLGLAPGEVMERLAAMQARGAIRRIGAVPNHYRLGYRANGMSVWNIPDGEVSALGRRVGALEFVTHCYQRPRHPPDWPYNLFAMVHGQTRSEVELKVAQIAALLGEADRGHEVLYSTRILKKTGLRIAAREERNVST; encoded by the coding sequence ATGAGCGCGGCGCCCCCAGAGACAAAGTCGCGGACGGTCGACGACCTCGACCGCCGGATCGTCGCCGCGACCCAGTCCGGCCTGCCGCTCTGCGCCCGGCCCTACCACAGGGTCGCGGAAACGCTCGGCCTCGCGCCCGGGGAAGTCATGGAACGACTGGCGGCCATGCAGGCGCGGGGCGCGATCCGGCGCATCGGCGCCGTGCCCAATCACTACAGGCTCGGCTACCGGGCCAACGGCATGTCGGTCTGGAACATCCCGGACGGGGAAGTCAGCGCGCTCGGCCGCCGGGTCGGCGCGCTCGAGTTCGTGACCCATTGCTACCAGCGGCCGCGGCACCCGCCCGACTGGCCCTACAACCTCTTCGCCATGGTGCACGGCCAAACACGCAGCGAAGTCGAGCTGAAGGTGGCGCAGATCGCCGCGCTGCTGGGCGAAGCCGACCGCGGGCACGAGGTGCTCTACAGCACGCGCATCCTGAAGAAGACCGGCCTGCGGATCGCGGCCAGGGAGGAAAGGAATGTTTCGACTTAA